The DNA segment CGAGCTTGCCGTACTTGATGTGCTCAAGGGTCGCCGTGCGAAAGTGACGTGAGGGGAAACGGGCGTATTTGCCACCACGTACCGCCCATACGTCGGTCGTGTCATTGGCACGGGCTGCCGGAGTGATCGGTGAGTTGCGGAAAAGCTTTTCCTCGATAGCCAACTGCTCGACGTTGGAAGCTGACAGCAGCATGATATCAATCAGCCCCTGCTGAACAACCGCGCGGATCTGTTCGCGGTAGTCCGTGAGGGTTTTGTAGCAGCCGTCAATCGCGTTATAGCCGTGGGGACAGGTCCCGGCGCGATTGGGGCCCGGAGCGGTGATGCCGAAGGCCATGTCGGCGTCCTTGGCGTCGGCGAGGATGAAGTCCCGGCGCGTGGCTTTGCCCGCGAGGATGCGCGCAAGTTTCTGGTCGAGTGTTTTGGAAAAGTTGATCATGGTTCCGGTAAATGCGTGGGAGCGAAGCCGCTCAGGGCATCAGTACATTGAACATGCGGGTGCAGGTTTCCCGGACGGCGGCGCGGCGGACTCGGTGGACAAAGCTGCCGCAGGAGGTGTGAATGTTCCCCGTGCCCATCGATGCGCAGGCTTCCTGCAGGCTGAGGCTGGACTGCCAGGCCATGGCGGTGTAGAAGTTGACCTTGCAGATACCGTCTTGCGCTACAGTGGACAGCCTGTCGCCCAGGCTGCTGGTGCCATGTAGCGCCAAGATGGGACCGACTTTTTCTGCGAGCGTCCGCGCTAGTTCGCGCCGGTAGTAAATGTGCTCGCCGGGCTGGCCCCGGTGCTCGGTGCCCAGGCTGGGAACAATCAGGTCAACGCCGGTTTCGGCGACGAAGACGGCGGCGGTTTCCGGGTCGGTGAGAAAGGGCGGCGTGTCCTTTGGCTTGGCGGACAGGTCGGCTTGCGAAAGGATTTTGTCCGGGCAGCCTTCGACCACGACCGCGCCGCCGTGGCGCCGCACGTAGTCGCGGGTCAGCGCGATGTTTTCTTTCAGTTCACAACCGCTGGCGTCGAACATGATGATGCCCGTGCGCTCAATGAATTCGGCGTGCTCCATCAGTTCAATATCGGCCTCAAGGGAAGCCCAGCCGTGGTCGAGAAACGGAATGGCCTGCACTGCCGGGAAAGTGCTGGGGCGGGCGTAGGCGGCGATCCAGTCGAGCCATATCAATGCCCGCTCTACGACCGAGTAGGAAGGGATCGCCTCACAGAAGCCTGACCTTGTGAGTACCGATTTCAGGTCGAGGCGACGTAACTGGGGATGGTCCGGGTAGGAGGCGGTGATGCCGAGGCCGACGCTGATGCGCGGCAAGTCGTGCTGCTCGGCGAACGCCTGCGCGGCGCTCAGGACACCTTCCATTTCGTCAGGGGTTTCCGCGTTCGGGCAAAAAACGGGTGCTCCGGTAGCCCGGGCTTCCTGCAGGCATGCGAGCACGGCTTGGCGTTCGTGGATGATTTTCATACGCTTTCGGGATGGCGAGGACCGCGTTGGATCAATTGCCTGACCGCCTGACGTGTAGGCTCACTCAGGATGGAGGCATCGAAGCGGGCGAGCGCTTCTCGGTCGGGTAGGCGCGTGCGTCCGCCCAGAGCGGTGGCGACTTGGGCGGCAATCCAAGCGCCGTATTCCATGCGCATCGCCAAATCCCAGCCTTCGAGCAGGCCCACGGCGTAACCGCCGTGGTAGGCATCCCCGCAGCCGGTGGTATCGACGGCCTTTATACGGAAGGCAGGCTGATGGAGAACGTCGCCGCCGTTCCAGGCCCAGCTTCCCCGCAGGCCGTCGGTGATGAGCAGATTGCCTCCCGACCATTCGGCCAGGTGTGCCAGCGCAGCCTCGGGGGTAGCGGCGTCAGTGATTCCCCGGGCCGCCTCCCAGGGCATGATGATGTCGGACCCCAGCTTCAGGCAGCGGATCATCGCGTCCCGGTCGCCGTGTTCGAGGTCGAGCACGGTCCGAACCGGGCTGTCCTGGACGGCCTCAAGGATGCTTTCCATTGCCGCTAGTTCGAAGCTGTCGATGATGAGCAGGCGGGCCCGGCGTAACACCGTGAACGGGATGTCTCCCTTTTGCAGCGTTCTGTATTTACTCAGGTTGTAATAAACCGTCCGCTCGGCGGTGTTTGGGTTGATCTCGCACAGCGCGAGTGCGGGGGCGGCGTCCGGGTGGCAATTAAAGAGGTCTCCGTCCACGCCGCGACTCCGGAACTCCTCAATCGCGATGGCCGAGAGGGTGTTGTTTCCGAGATTGGCCAGAAAACCGGAGTGGTAGCCGAGGCGTCCGAGTTGGCTGGTGGTGCTGCCAGCGGGGGCTCCGCCTTGCAGCACCATGTCCGCCACCTCGTTCTTACCGCCGACCGTCACGTGCCCAGGCGTACGCCAAAGGACATCGACGGCGACCAGACCGACTCCGATTACGTCGAAAGCGGTGCTTTGTTCCATGGGGTTTCTATGTTTGGATTCAGGCGCTTAAACCGCAGGAGTTACCTGCGTTGGTGACCGGCTGATCCTTGACGCTGAGCCAGTGGTTCAGCATGGACAGGTCCCGGGCGAAGTGGCCGCGCCCCATCACCCAGTGGTGGTCAAAACCGTGGTCGAGGATCGTTCCCATCAATTGCTCAGCCGTGTGCGGGCCGACGGGCTCGACATCGGCATAGGCTCCGCGAAAGGCCATGGGTGAGTCGATCACGTTGCCTTCGAAGGTGAACGCACGGCTGCTGTCAGGGGAAAGGTAGCGGGTGACGGTGACGGGGCCGACTTCCAGCAGCGACTCGATCAGTAGACCCCAGGCGGTTTCCTCGTCAGCGTTTTCCAAAATGGAATGGCGGCGACACTCGTATTGCGTACCCGTGCGCAGGAGTCGCGTAGCGGAGCCCCCGCAGTGCCAGAAGCCAAGTACGTTGCGTTGCGGGTCCAGTAGCGAGATATCCGTCAAGGTCGGTATGGACGCGCCCTCGCGCACCAGATGCATCGCACACATGGAGACGAGGCCGTTCATGTCGCTCTCGTCGGCGGCGGGCAGGCCGTAGTCGTTGAGCATCGCGAGGGCACCATCGGCGGCGCACTTGTACAGGTCGAACAGCTCGGGCCAGCACTTCAGGGCGCAGCCGATGTGCCCGCCTTCGGCGGCGATCTGAAGCGTGCCCAGCGCGAGACGGATCGTCTTGTAAGCCTGTTCGGCGGGCACGTTGTCGTAACCGCATTGGGGAGACTGCGTCAGCGCCAGGCGAACGCGCTCGACATCTTTATCGGAGAAGCGATCACCCCGGTCGAAGGCGTATTCGAGCCCGATACGGTCGAAGCGGAAGCCGAAGCGATCCATGACCGCGAGTTCGTCGCACTCGGCATCGTAAAAGCCCGGAACGCGCCCGGAGCCCACGATGAGTCCCTTGCCGTTACGAAAGCGTTGGTAAGCGCGGACGCTGCGGGCGAAGCGCCCGATCAGTCCATCCTTGCCGTCGGCCGCGAGGTCCTTGAACATCCAAGTATAGCGCACACCGAGGCGCTTAAAGGCGTTGAGCACGAAGTTCTGGCAGCACAGGCTGTTGGCGGTCAGCCGTCCGCCTTTGACTTCGGGGTAGCCCCAACTGAACAGCGGCATGCGATGGTCGCGCAGCCAGCGGCCCATTTGCGAACCGATTTCGCCCGCCGTGTAGGATCCATGAAAAAGGATGACGCCTTCGATTCCTTCGGCCTTGAATTTGTCGAGCGCCTTGAGCAGTTCCTCGGGCGATTCGAAAGGTTCCTCCGCCGCGCAAAGTTTAAACGATTCGGCAGGAAGGGCCTCGCGCACCTGCTCGCAGGCCATCCGGTAGAGACGGGAAGCCTCGGCCCAGACAAAGTGCATTTTCAGCCCGACGCCGACCATGCCGATTTTGGTCGGGGCCGCTTTGGGCATGCGGGGAACGAGGTCACGGATTACCGGGCAGGCGACGCCTTGGGCGGGGAATTCAGGGTTGTTTTTCATCGTATTCAATTGGGTTGTTGTCCGCGGATAGTAACATCGGACAACATTTCACCGCTACCTGCCGGTTGACCAGTAATCCCAATATTTTGCTCAACTATCTAAAGATTGATGGATTTGTTGGTATAAATAAGGCAACATATCCTCCGGCCACTGATC comes from the Ruficoccus amylovorans genome and includes:
- a CDS encoding class II fructose-bisphosphate aldolase — its product is MKIIHERQAVLACLQEARATGAPVFCPNAETPDEMEGVLSAAQAFAEQHDLPRISVGLGITASYPDHPQLRRLDLKSVLTRSGFCEAIPSYSVVERALIWLDWIAAYARPSTFPAVQAIPFLDHGWASLEADIELMEHAEFIERTGIIMFDASGCELKENIALTRDYVRRHGGAVVVEGCPDKILSQADLSAKPKDTPPFLTDPETAAVFVAETGVDLIVPSLGTEHRGQPGEHIYYRRELARTLAEKVGPILALHGTSSLGDRLSTVAQDGICKVNFYTAMAWQSSLSLQEACASMGTGNIHTSCGSFVHRVRRAAVRETCTRMFNVLMP
- a CDS encoding L-fucose/L-arabinose isomerase family protein, with the protein product MKNNPEFPAQGVACPVIRDLVPRMPKAAPTKIGMVGVGLKMHFVWAEASRLYRMACEQVREALPAESFKLCAAEEPFESPEELLKALDKFKAEGIEGVILFHGSYTAGEIGSQMGRWLRDHRMPLFSWGYPEVKGGRLTANSLCCQNFVLNAFKRLGVRYTWMFKDLAADGKDGLIGRFARSVRAYQRFRNGKGLIVGSGRVPGFYDAECDELAVMDRFGFRFDRIGLEYAFDRGDRFSDKDVERVRLALTQSPQCGYDNVPAEQAYKTIRLALGTLQIAAEGGHIGCALKCWPELFDLYKCAADGALAMLNDYGLPAADESDMNGLVSMCAMHLVREGASIPTLTDISLLDPQRNVLGFWHCGGSATRLLRTGTQYECRRHSILENADEETAWGLLIESLLEVGPVTVTRYLSPDSSRAFTFEGNVIDSPMAFRGAYADVEPVGPHTAEQLMGTILDHGFDHHWVMGRGHFARDLSMLNHWLSVKDQPVTNAGNSCGLSA
- a CDS encoding carbohydrate kinase family protein — translated: MEQSTAFDVIGVGLVAVDVLWRTPGHVTVGGKNEVADMVLQGGAPAGSTTSQLGRLGYHSGFLANLGNNTLSAIAIEEFRSRGVDGDLFNCHPDAAPALALCEINPNTAERTVYYNLSKYRTLQKGDIPFTVLRRARLLIIDSFELAAMESILEAVQDSPVRTVLDLEHGDRDAMIRCLKLGSDIIMPWEAARGITDAATPEAALAHLAEWSGGNLLITDGLRGSWAWNGGDVLHQPAFRIKAVDTTGCGDAYHGGYAVGLLEGWDLAMRMEYGAWIAAQVATALGGRTRLPDREALARFDASILSEPTRQAVRQLIQRGPRHPESV